The genomic window atgtcaatcgctcagattttttaaagaaaacttggctttctagacaagatctttattaaaaagcaattctttttatttgcaacaaagtttataaggatctcaaggcgaataaagcaaagtaaacatcgccaatgattATAtccgcttcagacgcgaacgagatAGCTCGTTCtcgtcttaagctgttatagtcattggtgatgttcccccatgttcaccaatgtttaagcttcttcttcaccagtgttttttttactaaatatcgtttacttttctgtatgtttaacttctaataagttgtactggattgaggaccaactcgccgacgtctccACTCGATTTTATATGTCGGCGAGTTGGACCGTCGGCGAATTGACTGGATAccgaaaaattaaattatttagtGCTTATCCGCTAAATGGAATGTGTCTAGCCAATGGTTTCAGCCGTGGTTTTAGCATAGaagagtatttttttaaaagaacatttatttaacaaatgacACAAAACCCTTCACAAGGTTGACACCCCTCTTTTTTGCACGGATCTATGCACATATATACTGGAACCTGAATTCACCAAACTAAAAGAAACATCATCTTTTTTACACACTATTGGACTAATAACTGATAAGGCCTTAGAAAAACCTAGAATCTATCGTTTCAGCGAATCCTGCTTGCCTGTCAGGCAACTTGTAATAACAACATGGTAGCCTGATGAGAATTTTCATTACCCTTGGACTATTAGACACCATTTTTGTTGCATACTGTTGAGTCTTTAAGTTTAAAAACGCTTACTccaaatatgtaaatttttgcTAGAGTCAAGGTGAAAATCTCCAGCTTCTCCTGATCTTGACTGATTTTCTGACCTATGGCAATCATGACAAGCCATATACTAGAATTTCCATTTGTGTATCATATCCGTTTCACTGTTCTTAAAGGTTACTTTCAACtaaatttggtcaaaatttgcaaaattttatttttaactctttagTTAGAAgaatcaaatatttgtttaatttgctgcaagaaaaaaatatgaaatccCACCGAATCTCAAAACCAAAAGAGTCTTTGATGAACAAGACAATAGTAAGTCTTTCTCTAAccgagaagaaaaaaaattgttgataatgTTGACCAGATTTTGTTGTGATTAAACATAACCAAATAAACATGGTATGTAGATTTGTCAGATTTTGATGAAACCTGGCCATTATATTTGTCCCAAGCATAATGTCCCAAGCATAATGAAACCCTAAATATCTTCTAATGTCCAAGTTAAAAATAGATTATCTCAGGAAAAAATTGGAACTGTGAAGAGGCTCACACATCTTATCTGTCTTGGGATAAACTTCATTTTGTTTGAATGTCTCATTGGATGTTCAAGTAAATTAGCCAGAATGTTCCTCAGGTATTAATGCACCAAAGTATGTGAATCTTATACAAAATTCATAATATATCTCTTGTGATGTCCTGAAACATAACTTTAACATAACTTTTCTTTataactgaaatattttctattgTCCAACTTCAAAATAGATTTGTTAGGAACCAATCAAAGTATTGATCTTGCACACTTAACTAGCCTATTATCTGCTGAGTGATACTCTCTTGTTTGTTTGAAGGTCTGTGCTAAAGCAGAGGCTGATAATTCAGTAGAGCAAACagcttttgttttgtgtttaaaGGCTTGTGCGTGCCCACCAAAGGGTAcctattttgttgacagtaacctcCTTGTTAGCACTGTAATGCTATTATCTTTGTTTACAAGGTTTTCTCTCAATCTAACTTCTAATCCTCTGACTGAAAGTGCCACAGGATTGTTCTAGTCCATAGGAATGTTTCAATTGATGTTCAATCCCACTGATTATTTCCATAAGATAATAAAACTAAGTCGTGAGCTCCAACTGTTTGCACAGCTTGCATTTCAAATAAGATtgctgacaatttttttaagattcacTGTTCCAGATTTGAGCCTTAACTCAAAATTTTGGTAATACAACAATGTTAAATAAAGACAGTGAGAATCAGTTTGTTACATCAAAATTGCATGTTTGAGATTAAATAAGTGAGAACTTCATTCATGTAACTTCTGCAAAAGCTACTGAAACATAAGATGAGTTACTTAGATACTCAATAGCATCATGATTTATTTAACAATGTTATCATCTAAGAGCACAAGTGCTTGTTCAAAATACACACATGGTTACTGGATTCTTACAGCTGGTAACCACAAAGTGGTTTTTTAACTCACTTGTCTTTGCTGTTGAAGTTGTGCTTCTTCTGTTTGAACTCTTTCTACCTCAAAAATAACTGGCAAGGCAAGTACAACAAATGATGTACTCATAATCCAAAGCGATTTCCCTGTGAAGTTGTAGAGCCACCTAGCACCAATAGCCACACCTCTTGCTGCATTTCTGGAGCCTTGACGCACAGATTCTGGAAACATCTCTGTCAAGCCTATAAGTCTCTCTATCAGAGtttcatcaacatcatcaagattctaaaatgaaaaaaatttaatttcaggttACTGTCAAAAAAGTCTggtcaaaatttacaaaatttcatttttttgctcttcatTTGGAGAAAGCAGTTACTGTAAAGAGAGCCAGATATGGCCAAAAGAGTGTCTCAGAGGAACTTGTACTGAAGAGCGCAAGGTGTCATAATGGGAAAGGCTTCCAGCAGAGTGTGGATATTCCGCAATCTCAATTTTGCATATTCTGTTTACATTGCCTCTTGCACTacacaacaaaatgaaatttctgaCATATTTCACAACAAAACAAGTATTCATCAAGAAATAAGTCTTTATCAAACAGCCAAAATGAGAAAAGTGGCAGGAGAGCCGAGCCGAACTGagccaaagaaatcaaagtaaagtttttcttttaacttgcTCTTCCTTCTGTTTTTCTCAATGAAGTTTGGATTTTGGTTGCTCCATTGTATATTAGTTTTTCCCATTTTGTAAAATGATTTTCCctgcaaatttcaaattcttttttttccaatacttGCCAGGGGGTTCAAAGTTGCATTTCATTGATCAGCAACAGTATTGACACATGCATGTGAAAAAATTCAAGGTTAGTTTTTATGTGAGtaacttctttttaaacaaattaataggATATATATGTGGatttaaaatattctcatgaAAATTGACCAGAATGTTCCTCAGGTATTAACCCACCAAAATGTTATTCCTATTGTGATGCTTCGCAGTGTGATAAGAACTGAAACATTTACCATTGCCCAACTTTAAAGTAGATTTTCTCAGGAActaacaaaaatattgaaaaagccTCCCACCCTTTCTTGGCCCTTTATTTGCTGAGTGATATCCTTCCATTTGTTTGGAGGTCTGCAGTAATGCAGAGGCGGGAAATTCAGTGAAGCAAACACTGTCAGTTTTAAGTATAGAGGCTGACACACCCACCAAAACCAAAAAGTTTTTGCTATGTTTATAATATGTACTTTATAAACTTTACAGTGATATATAGATTTTTTATGGTTTCTGATCAAGTAGCACACAAAGAATGATTTTTCTGTAGGGTACCATATTCTGTTAACAGTAACCTTAAGCACTCAAAAATCCTTTTAAACCTTCATGAAGGAGGCAATTTCTCATTGTATAACATTGATGAGAGGCCTCGTGCATAACTTGACCCCACAAGGAAAAATGATCATCTCATTGGTAAATGTTGGATGTGAAATGGTAAACTGCAACTGAGTTCAATAGTATTTATTGGCTACAGTGTATGTACAATCTTGTACCAGCCATTTGCAAACAGAACATCAGTTTTCACTGACTTTCCAGGTTAGAACAGAACCATTTAGGCTTTGATGTTATTTCAATTTACAATTCTCcaagttaaaagaaaatgatgtcAAGATGTGCTGTCATGCAACTTCCCACCAAGCTACAATGTGGATGATTTTAAAAGAATGTATGAATtgctgagtggagtgcaattaAGTTGGAATCATTCCTACAACTTCAAAATGGAGTAAGTGTGTAGTGGATGTTTGAACATGAGGTTTGATTACCATTTATTACATCCATGTGCCGCATTCCAAGCTGCCACCATTTTGGTTACTATGCAAGTAAAAGATGTACATTTTGCATTaggcaattaaaattttgataacagtTGCCAATTGGCgaccaaaaaaataaagagggaGACTTGAAAAAATCATTGATCCTTGTTTGAATTATCAATTGCTAATGTGCCagtgtttctctttttctctcccaCTGTTTTGTGAGTTCCAGATACCCAGTAAGCTAAAAAAAAGGGTGATAATGTCAAACTGATTTTGTTGAGATAATCCTCATTTAATATTATATAGAGTATTGAAGTCCAACAATCAACTATGCAGTACAAAGTATGGTGTCTAACTATAAGTGATTCAGGATGTTATTTACAATATAGAGGGTTTTAATAGCAATAGTTTAGCTCACCCCAAATGAGAGAGGTTTCTCAGCTGGCAATCAATCAAAATGGTATTAATCTGGTCTCagcaaatttattcaaaattgtttCTACTACCAGACATTAGAGCTCCTTCATCCTTTTTCTCTTGACCATTATTACAATAGCTGAATTGGTAAGCAAGTGAACatatcaatttaacaaatagaagGATTGCAAGCACATTGTTTGGCTCATTagtttttttggtgttttttttaagggggaGGGAGTGACCTAAAATTCTTAACAGCAATCATTGTACAATTGAAGGTAGTTAAAAggcaacttttaaaaaaaatgagtttGGAGCCCTGATGCAGAAATGATACAATTGTTTCACTCAAATACAACTCTTAGTCAGTAGCAAGATTTTGTTGTCCAGtaactgttttctttgtttcaaagtaGAATCAGAAATGCCTTTTTGTgtccaaaaagaaaattttgagacCTTGTGTCAAAATTTATTGCTGTATTAATTCAAGACAGGTTTGGGACCGTGGGTTGCCAAATTTTCCATGAAAGTGggtttctttgtctttcacttTCCTCCAATTTGACCTGTTACTTCAAGAGAGCTTTGAAATCCGAttggttgtttttctcttagtGTTTCTCTCTCATTAAGTGTGAAAGATGTGattaagagaaaaagataatacaattcaaaaaaaaaaatttgtcatttcgcattaacattaaatttgtacttgtttttgaatCCCAAACCCTCCACTATAAGCCGAACCctgttttttgtgaaaaaaatctctcaaatttttgtgtcaaatactgaaaaaatcgctcggcttataggtgaagaaatacagTAGGTATATAATTAAGAAGGCTTATACTGAGCAATCTTGTATTCTGTTTTAAGCTGTCCTCATATCAATTGAATCAACTTCTTCAGTGTAATTAATTGGAATTTGTATTAAAGATGTACTTGGTGACTCACAAAGGTGTTGCtgtgcccgtgggcagagatagcAAAATTCGGACTATGCTAAGAACCACTGAGATTGCAAAATTCATTACCctgccctctgagaaaaagatttatattttaaaaactactgatttttatttttactagttttgtttcataaatGACAGTAGGCCAATTAGATCGCATGGATCACCAACAATTTTATTAATAGTTATCTTTTGGACAGGTAGGTTGAAAAGGGATACCAAGTAACTGACGTTTGCAttttggcaaaagaaaaagaacattcCCTCTTAAAAGACTGCAATGAAAAGTATTGTTCAATGGAGagcaaaaaaaaccaacttctgatttatctgaaataaactGGAAAATGACATTTCATCCAAGAAAGTCTAGTCCATAGTGACAAGTAAACACATAATTATATCAAGAAAATAAGGTTTGAACACAAGATGTAATTCATGGAGAGcttttaaaagcaaagaaacagtcATTTCTCATCACAGTCAATGCAGAAAGTTAATATAACTTGCTAACCTTTTCAACCTTTGCCAGTAGAGCGATCACAATGTTAAATCAAGATTATCgatcaaatatattttatgcaaatgCTAAATGGAATTATTAGCTTTATCAGAAAAACAAGCCCTTGCAAGACAAACACATTACCGATAATTTTGTGCTAGGCCTTTAGCTGATAGTGTGTGTGTTGTGAAGTAGTGATTTGCAAAACACTTTTAAACTTCTGTATGGTTGAAAAATTCCCTAGAGACTTTTCTAGCTCCAACAGATCATACCAATAAAGTCCTCACAAAGGACATGAACCATTACACTGGGTAGATGAGCTCACAATTCTTTGTTAATGAAATCTTTGGTGTGTATCAATGTTGGGTTGATTCTATCACAACATATTGCAGTACCCTAATTTCATGGCACAATTGGCATGAGGAATGACACTCTGCCGCTGTGATTGATGCAAGCATACCCCAATGCTATGATCTGATTGGTATGAGATACACACCCAAATgtagcaatctgattggtgcgaggAACATACCACTTGCTAACATAGTtatttttgatgattttagatatatgaaattcatatttgCTGTGGTGAAGagtatgggcctgaatttttttcaggtcctattttcaactactcgtttcagtagtgttctcaGCTGCGaagatctcttaatttcatagttatttttcgttgtaaaaaaaatcaatgtatatgataaactaaaaaataaaccCTAGCTGACACAGATTGACA from Pocillopora verrucosa isolate sample1 chromosome 8, ASM3666991v2, whole genome shotgun sequence includes these protein-coding regions:
- the LOC131786225 gene encoding mitochondrial import receptor subunit TOM22 homolog; translation: MPEVIGFDDENLDDVDETLIERLIGLTEMFPESVRQGSRNAARGVAIGARWLYNFTGKSLWIMSTSFVVLALPVIFEVERVQTEEAQLQQQRQILLGPGSTGPGSGLPHGYPALQPQRN